A region from the Alnus glutinosa chromosome 5, dhAlnGlut1.1, whole genome shotgun sequence genome encodes:
- the LOC133869842 gene encoding RING-H2 finger protein ATL74-like, which produces MAQSPPPALSPSSSTSCHGSHDEPAAADTSMDFNLMLIVAAILCAFVCALGLHSMLHCVLRCANRAVTAGSVRSAAFRPLDSGLKKKEMVALPTSTYANSGSPSSASGCAICLVDFSDGDKIRILPECNHRFHVACIDVWLLSHSSCPTCRHRLKSSDYYCCHCQSSLDFVTA; this is translated from the coding sequence ATGGCTCAATCTCCTCCTCCCGCACTTAGTCCGTCCTCGAGCACTAGCTGTCACGGCTCTCACGACGAACCGGCCGCTGCCGACACCTCTATGGATTTCAATCTTATGCTCATTGTTGCAGCCATTTTGTGTGCCTTTGTTTGTGCTCTCGGCCTTCACTCCATGCTACACTGCGTGCTTCGATGCGCCAATCGTGCCGTCACTGCAGGTTCGGTCCGATCGGCTGCTTTTCGTCCGCTAGATTCGGGgttaaagaagaaagaaatggtGGCTTTGCCAACTTCAACTTATGCCAACTCAGGCTCTCCATCGTCAGCCTCAGGGTGTGCAATTTGCCTGGTTGACTTCTCTGACGGAGACAAGATAAGGATCCTGCCGGAGTGCAACCACCGGTTTCATGTCGCATGCATTGATGTGTGGCTGCTCTCTCACTCTTCTTGCCCTACTTGCCGGCATCGGCTTAAATCCAGTGACTACTACTGCTGCCACTGCCAGTCCTCTTTGGATTTTGTCACGGCCTAG